A region from the Aphis gossypii isolate Hap1 chromosome 1, ASM2018417v2, whole genome shotgun sequence genome encodes:
- the LOC114127148 gene encoding uncharacterized protein LOC114127148, protein MSKITIAVLVQVAVFFVMQVSVDSCNDKIIKDMMVSICGMNIKRSFSDNSNRGSLFGLNLRGMLGDTERDFKRLVEDTVEADWQLKKSYEHKPKESNVSPLQRPIHLSRFKDSSRHMKTRDDSGKAVVIKREIMMSLKECCLNKNCSITDFRLICEKK, encoded by the exons atgtcgaaaatt ACGATCGCAGTGTTAGTGCAGGTGGCCGTCTTTTTTGTAATGCAGGTATCCGTAGACTCCTGCAACGATAAAATCATCAAAGATATGATGGTGAGTATTTGTGGAATGAATATCAAACGCTCATTTTCTGATAACAGCAACCGCGGTTCGTTGTTCGGGTTAAATTTAAGGGGAATGTTGGGCGATACCGAACGCGATTTCAAACGCCTGGTCGAAGATACCGTCGAAGCAGATTGGCAACTGAAAAAATCTTATGAGCATAAACCaaaag aatcaAATGTTTCTCCACTGCAGCGTCCAATTCACTTATCGCGTTTCAAAGATAGTTCTAGACACATGAAAACAC gtgaTGATTCCGGAAAGGCTGTGGTTATAAAACGGGAAATAATGATGTCGTTAAAAGAGTGTTGCCTCAATAAGAACTGTTCTATTACAGATTTCCGTCTTATATgcgagaaaaaataa
- the LOC114127146 gene encoding coatomer subunit beta has product MSTIEQPCYTLINISSDYEMPNEMQLKSDLEKGDSKTKIEALKKVIHMIANGERLPGLLMIIIRFVLPLQDHTIKKLLLIFWEIVPKTTADGKLLQEMILVCDAYRKDLQHPNEYLRGSTLRFLCKLKEPELLEPLMPTIRACLEHRHSYVRRNAVLAIFTIYRNFEFLIPDAPELIANFLDGEQDMSCKRNAFMMLLHADQDRALTYLASCLDQVASFGDILQLVIVELIYKVCHANPSERSRFIRCIYNLLNSSSPAVRYEAAGTLVTLSNAPTAVKAAASCYIELIVKESDNNVKLIVLDRLIALKEHPSHERVLQDLVMDILRVLSSTDLEVRKKTLNLALDLVSSRNIEEMVFVLKNEVEKTHNLAEHEDTGKYRQLLVRTLHTCSIKFPDIAATVIPVLIEFLSDSIELAATDVMVFLREAIYLFESLRPLIIQRLLEVFQSIKSANVHRAALWILGEFANSQEDIEATIEQIKTSLGDMPLVEDELKKAAGDSENVEEFGSSGSQLVTSDGTYATQSAFIINTPRNNQAKRPPLRQYLIDGDFYVGAALGTTFTKLGIRYAEIWEEQDSIKANQFCVKLMLILTYILKLGKSGICSRPIGIDDGDKIMESIKILNDRDSEIEKIYTKECSKSLNEMLAAKEDEESSNKKAKEKPGHKVNVDDAIVFLRTSSNGTEGTENVFELSLNQAVVGGGSIHQNSGDGASGLSTNSKLNKVTQLTGFSDPVYAEAYVHVNQYDIVLDVLIVNQTGDTLQNCTLELATMGDLKLVEKPQPVVLAPHDFCNIKASVKVASTENGIIFGNIVYDIGGAIGDRNVVVLDDIRIDIMDYIMPAVCNDSEFRQMWTEFEWENKVSVSTSLTDLNEYLAHLLKSTNMKCLTPEKALSGQCGFMAANLYARSIFGEDALANLSIEKGLDKPQVIGHIRIRAKSQGMALSLGDKINMMQKRPYKAIAA; this is encoded by the exons ATGTCAACTATAGAACAGCCTTGCTATACTTTGATCAATATCTCTAGCGACTATGAGATGCCAAACGAAATGCAACTCAAGTCTGATCTTG AAAAAGGTGAtagcaaaacaaaaatcgaAGCATTAAAAAAAGTCATTCATATGATAGCTAATGGAGAACGTTTGCCAGGATTGTTGATGATAATAATCCGTTTTGTCCTACCATTACAAGatcatacaattaaaaaattgcttttaatattttgggaAATAGTACCAAAAACGACAGCTGATGGTAAATTATTACAGGAAATGATATTGGTCTGTGATGCATATCGTAAG gaTTTACAACATCCAAACGAATACTTGAGAGGATCAACTCTtcgttttttatgtaaattgaaaGAACCAGAGTTATTAGAACCATTGATGCCTACTATACGTGCATGTCTTGAACACCGTCATTCATATGTAAGACGTAATGCTGTACTTGCAATATTCactatttatag aaattttgaatttctgaTACCGGATGCTCCTGAACTTATCGCTAATTTTCTTGATGGAGAGCAAGACATGTCTTGCAAACGTAATGCTTTTATGATGTTACTACACGCTGATCAAGATAGAGCACTTACATATCTGGCTTCTTGTCTGGATCAAGTAGCTTCTTTTGGTGACATTTTGCAACTAGTTATTGTAGAACTCATTTATAAA gtgtGTCATGCAAATCCATCAGAACGATCCCGTTTCATACgttgtatttacaatttattgaattctaGTAGTCCAGCTGTTCGTTATGAAGCTGCTGGAACATTGGTCACCTTATCAAATGCACCTACTGCTGTGAAG gcAGCAGCTTCttgttatattgaattaattgtaaaagaaAGTGATAACAATGTAAAACTTATTGTATTGGATCGTTTAATTGCTCTTAAAGAACACCCTTCACATGAAAGAGTACTTCAGGATTTGGTCATGGATATACTTAGAGTATTATCTAGCACTGATTTGGAAGTTAGAAAGAAAACATTGAATTTGG CTTTGGATTTGGTATCATCTCGAAATATTGAGGAAATGGTGTTCGTACTTAAAAATGAAGTGGAAAAAACCCATAATTTGGCTGAACATGAAGATACTGGAAAGTATAGACAATTGTTGGTGCGCACACTTCATACATGCTCTATTAAG TTCCCAGATATAGCCGCAACAGTAATACCTGTACTCATTGAATTCTTGTCAGATAGTATAGAATTGGCTGCCACAGATGTTATGGTATTTTTACGTGAAGCTATTTACCTCTTTGAATCATTACGTCCTCTCATAATTCAGCGTCTATTAGAAGTTTTCCAATCTATTAAATCAGCCAATGTACATAGAGCTGCATTATGGATACTCGGTGAATTTGCCAACTCACAAGAAGATATTGAAGCAACaattgaacaaataaaaacatcactTGGAGAC atgCCTTTAGTTGAAGATGAATTAAAGAAAGCGGCTGGAGATTCAGAAAACGTTGAAGAATTTGGGTCTAGTGGTTCACAGTTGGTTACATCTGATGGAACATATGCTACTCAATCAGCATTCATTATAAACACTCCTCGTAATAATCAGGCAAAACGACCACCATTACGTCAGTATCTAATTGATGGAGATTTCTATGTCGGTGCTGCATTAGGCACTACGTTCACTAAATTAGGCATCAGATATGCTGAAATTTGGGAAGAACAAGATTCTATAAAGGCTAATCAATTTTGTGTCAaactaatgttaattttaacttatattttgaagCTTGGAAAAtcag gaatttGTTCTAGACCAATTGGTATTGATGATGGGGATAAAATTAtggaaagtattaaaatattaaatgatagaGATAGCGAAATCGAAAAAATTTATACCAAGGAATGCAGCAAATCATTAAATGAAATGTTGGCTGCTAAAGAAGATGAAGAAAGCAGCAACAAAAAA gcTAAAGAAAAGCCAGGACATAAAGTAAATGTCGATGATGCCATTGTATTCTTACGTACTAGTAGTAACGGCACGGAAGGTacagaaaatgtttttgaacttAGCTTAAATCAAGCCGTTGTTGGTGGTGGTTCTATTCATCAAAATAGTGGTGATGGAGCATCAGGTCTTTCTACCAATAGCAAACTTAATAAAGTTACACAACTGACTGGATTTTCTGATCCAGTGTATGCTGAGGCTTATGTTCATGTCAATCAGtatgatattgttttagatGTATTGATTGTTAATCAAacag GTGACACATTGCAAAATTGTACTTTGGAGTTGGCCACAATGGGAGATTTAAAATTGGTTGAAAAACCACAACCTGTTGTGTTGGCTCCTcatgatttttgtaatattaaagcaAGTGTTAAAGTTGCGTCTACTGAAAATGGCATAATCTTTGGAAATATTG tTTATGATATTGGCGGTGCGATTGGTGATCGAAATGTGGTTGTATTAGATGACATTCGTATAGACATAATGGACTACATAATGCCTGCCGTGTGTAATGACTCTGAGTTCCGTCAAATGTGGACCGAATTTGAGTGGGAAAACAAA gtTTCCGTTTCCACTAGTTTGACAGATCTTAATGAATATTTGGCACATTTATTGAAGAGTACCAATATGAAATGTTTAACTCCAGAAAAAGCTTTGTCAGGACAGTGTGGGTTTATGGCGGCAAATTTATATGCAAGATCGATATTTGGTGAAGATGCTTTGGCaaatttaagtattgaaaAGGGATTAGATAAGCCACAAGTTATTGGTCATATTAGAATTCGGGCTAAAAGTCag ggAATGGCACTCAGTCTTGGTGACAAAATCAATATGATGCAAAAACGACCATATAAAGCAATTGCGGCCTAA
- the LOC114127145 gene encoding uncharacterized protein LOC114127145 — protein sequence MADWHTPTQVQRALAIMWTKLEKSTVPLKDISEENLISYFGIKKPVPQKLQYELLFNSNESFDLKSKKDSWRSQKEIQDNIYKEEDQRTMPVVTSHFIGHRLKNLEGRLLSNYICKEKNNK from the exons ATGGCCGATTGGCATACACCGACACAGGTACAAAGAGCACTAGCAATCATGTGGACAAAACTTGAAAAATCTACTGTACCATtaaag GACATATCAGAAGAAAATCTAATAAGCTACTTTGGTATCAAGAAACCAGTCCCACAAAAATTGCAGTACGAATTGCTTTTTAACTCGAATGAGTCATTCGAtctgaaatcaaaaaaagatAGTTGGAGAAGTCAAAAAGAAATACaagacaatatttataaagaa gaaGATCAACGTACAATGCCTGTGGTGACATCCCATTTTATTGGTCATCGACTCAAAAATCTGGAAGGACGGTTGTTAAGCAACTACatatgtaaagaaaaaaataataaataa
- the LOC126555878 gene encoding cuticle protein 76-like produces the protein MQNFKTLNVVQWFGIAAALVVLSAAADEPTAEPSVYSPAYLPPKPVVVAGDPLHYNSPYGGAVASTSTSVFRTPGYPGQVSAVHKTVETPYSSSHKADVRYTNDVQVPYHPAAVPYGYGQAAAVPYVHGPVAVPYGHGPVAVPYGQGPVAVPYGYGHASAVPYGHGPVAVPYGHGPVAVPYGQGPVAVPYGYGPTAGAVVTPHHSVSHTSFSGPHGTHYSYRR, from the exons ATGCAGAACTTTAAG ACGTTGAACGTTGTGCAGTGGTTCGGCATCGCGGCTGCGTTGGTAGTATTGTCCGCGGCGGCGGACGAGCCGACGGCCGAACCGTCGGTTTACTCGCCGGCGTACTTGCCGCCGAAACCGGTGGTCGTGGCCGGCGACCCGCTACACTACAACAGCCCGTACGGCGGCGCCGTGGCCAGCACGTCGACAAGCGTGTTCCGAACGCCCGGGTACCCGGGACAGGTGTCCGCCGTCCACAAGACCGTCGAAACGCCGTACTCGTCCTCGCACAAAGCGGACGTGCGCTACACCAACGACGTGCAGGTGCCGTATCACCCGGCCGCCGTCCCGTACGGTTACGGACAGGCCGCAGCCGTCCCGTACGTTCACGGACCGGTCGCCGTCCCGTACGGCCACGGACCGGTCGCCGTCCCGTACGGCCAAGGACCGGTCGCCGTCCCGTACGGCTACGGACACGCCTCGGCCGTCCCGTACGGTCACGGACCTGTCGCCGTCCCGTACGGCCACGGACCTGTCGCCGTCCCTTACGGCCAAGGACCGGTCGCCGTCCCTTACGGCTATGGGCCCACTGCCGGTGCCGTCGTCACTCCTCATCATTCCGTCTCGCACACCAGTTTTTCCGGACCGCACGGAACTCACTACTCGTACAGACGGTGA
- the LOC114127136 gene encoding galactosylceramide sulfotransferase-like isoform X2 yields MRLVKIKYCFAFIVILLTLITFLISFNFIPTGFKHRTIIESKSPQPVTVTEKNHIFFLKTHKCASSTVQNILMRFGHMENLDFLLPTIHNYIGNPIHFNTSMVSNKYSTVDGKFDMFVHHTRYSQEVKSVMRSGTIYVTILREPAALFQSLYSFYHFDKKYKCNLTEFITNRLSNKTSANYIKRYNNKLGINQMNWDLGMVTNDFENIDMINKHINMIERDFDFVMIFEYLDASLVLLAHIMQWPLEKMAYLPLNSRKNTYKQILSNDDVDRLLKVNMADNMLYKRFLLKFKKMVSKYGIEKLKKEIKRLMAINQEILEMCVQSVANKGYAGTISYKLKANTNAICKYIAMNELKYTSYLREIQYERQKKYNELDKLMNN; encoded by the exons atgcggcttgtaaaaataaaatattgttttgcttTTATTGTCATTTTACTGAcgctaataacatttttaataagttttaatttcataccAACTGGATTTAaacatag GACAATCATTGAATCAAAGTCACCTCAACCAGTAACAGTAACAGAGaagaatcatatatttttcttgaaaacACATAAATGTGCTAGCTCCACTGTTCAAAATATACTGATGCGATTTGGTCATATGGAAAaccttgattttttattaccaactatacataattacataggaaatcctatacattttaataccagtatggtaagtaataaatattccaCTGTGGATGGCAAGTTTGACATGTTCGTCCATCATACCAGATACTCCCAAGAAGTAAAATCTGTCATGAGATCCGGTACAATTTATGTCACTATTCTTCGGGAACCTGCAGCATTATTTCAATCATTGTACTCATTTTaccattttgataaaaaatataaatgtaatttaaccgAGTTTATCACCAATAGACTTTCGAACAAAACATCTGCAAACTATATAAaacgttacaataataaattaggaatAAATCAAATGAATTGGGACTTAGGAATGGTTACAAacgattttgaaaacattgatatgataaataaacatataaatatgatcgAAAGAGATTTTGATTTCGTAatgatatttgaatatttagatGCATCTCTTGTTTTGTTAGCACATATAATGCAATGGCCATTAGAGAAAATGGCTTACTTACCACTCAACAgcagaaaaaatacatataaacaaatattatcaaatgatGATGTTGATCGGTTACTAAAAGTCAATATGGcagataatatgttatacaagcggtttttattgaaatttaaaaaaatggtaagCAAATATGGAatagaaaagttaaaaaaagaaattaaacgtTTAATGGCCATAAATCAAGAAATCTTAGAAATGTGTGTACAATCAGTGGCAAATAAAGGTTATGCTGGAACAATATCATACAAACTAAAAGCAAATACAAATGcaatatgcaaatatattgCAATGAATGAATTGAAATACACATCATATCTAAGGGAAATACAATATGAAAGACAAAAGAAGTATAATGAATtggataaattaatgaataattaa
- the LOC114127136 gene encoding galactosylceramide sulfotransferase-like isoform X1 codes for MRLVKIKYCFAFIVILLTLITFLISFNFIPTGFKHSFFRTIIESKSPQPVTVTEKNHIFFLKTHKCASSTVQNILMRFGHMENLDFLLPTIHNYIGNPIHFNTSMVSNKYSTVDGKFDMFVHHTRYSQEVKSVMRSGTIYVTILREPAALFQSLYSFYHFDKKYKCNLTEFITNRLSNKTSANYIKRYNNKLGINQMNWDLGMVTNDFENIDMINKHINMIERDFDFVMIFEYLDASLVLLAHIMQWPLEKMAYLPLNSRKNTYKQILSNDDVDRLLKVNMADNMLYKRFLLKFKKMVSKYGIEKLKKEIKRLMAINQEILEMCVQSVANKGYAGTISYKLKANTNAICKYIAMNELKYTSYLREIQYERQKKYNELDKLMNN; via the exons atgcggcttgtaaaaataaaatattgttttgcttTTATTGTCATTTTACTGAcgctaataacatttttaataagttttaatttcataccAACTGGATTTAaacatag TTTTTTCAGGACAATCATTGAATCAAAGTCACCTCAACCAGTAACAGTAACAGAGaagaatcatatatttttcttgaaaacACATAAATGTGCTAGCTCCACTGTTCAAAATATACTGATGCGATTTGGTCATATGGAAAaccttgattttttattaccaactatacataattacataggaaatcctatacattttaataccagtatggtaagtaataaatattccaCTGTGGATGGCAAGTTTGACATGTTCGTCCATCATACCAGATACTCCCAAGAAGTAAAATCTGTCATGAGATCCGGTACAATTTATGTCACTATTCTTCGGGAACCTGCAGCATTATTTCAATCATTGTACTCATTTTaccattttgataaaaaatataaatgtaatttaaccgAGTTTATCACCAATAGACTTTCGAACAAAACATCTGCAAACTATATAAaacgttacaataataaattaggaatAAATCAAATGAATTGGGACTTAGGAATGGTTACAAacgattttgaaaacattgatatgataaataaacatataaatatgatcgAAAGAGATTTTGATTTCGTAatgatatttgaatatttagatGCATCTCTTGTTTTGTTAGCACATATAATGCAATGGCCATTAGAGAAAATGGCTTACTTACCACTCAACAgcagaaaaaatacatataaacaaatattatcaaatgatGATGTTGATCGGTTACTAAAAGTCAATATGGcagataatatgttatacaagcggtttttattgaaatttaaaaaaatggtaagCAAATATGGAatagaaaagttaaaaaaagaaattaaacgtTTAATGGCCATAAATCAAGAAATCTTAGAAATGTGTGTACAATCAGTGGCAAATAAAGGTTATGCTGGAACAATATCATACAAACTAAAAGCAAATACAAATGcaatatgcaaatatattgCAATGAATGAATTGAAATACACATCATATCTAAGGGAAATACAATATGAAAGACAAAAGAAGTATAATGAATtggataaattaatgaataattaa
- the LOC114127135 gene encoding U4/U6 small nuclear ribonucleoprotein Prp3 has translation MALSISKKEVEDIKPYLEKTVSKFLGFREPSLVTTLMHCLSSGYDKFKTAEKLRSSLLDPGKALSLTDKAFDLAKGMTMKVNNIPVTTKRSIKTEYDENNIKRKKEDDTTVVKEEALSMGQIKDMMLNAQKMIEERKKALSIPSSGVQKNTNGKDRKPQITTDFEKQAKIAQLQAQIQKKLATGIIKTVPSVPKTLSSSAEKPTPLILDSEGRTIDITGKEVQLTQVIPTLKANIRAKKREEFKQTFSEKSNDDSSELKFYDPRLTLKTNIRTKRSLKFHEPGKFQQIADRLRMKAQLEKLQNEISQIARKTGISSVTKMALLVPKEEQLTEHCPDFEWWDSVILDGASYLAENGDVQLKRSNISHLVEHPLQMRPPTDPLKPVFMPVFLTKKERKKLRRQNRRETWKEEQEKIRLGLEPPAEPKLRISNLMRVLGTEAVQDPTKMESHVRAQMAKRQKAHEEANASRRLNPEQRRDKKIRKLQEDTTLGVNIAIYRIKDLSNPSKKYKIETNSKQLFMTGCVILCKDCNVVIVEGGPKQQKKYKRLMLHRMKWEDDVIKTKDESEPKSNNKCSLVWEGMSKQRNFGEIKFKVCASEKLAREQLKKHGVEHYWDLAYSDLIMD, from the exons atGGCATTATCAATAAGTAAAAAAGAAGTTGAGGACATCAAACCATACTTAGAGAAAACTGTTTCCAAGTTTTTGGGATTTAGAGAACCGTCTTTAGTGACCACATTGATGCATTGCTTATCGTCAGGTTATGACAAGTTTAAAACCgcag AAAAACTTCGGTCTTCATTGTTGGATCCGGGTAAGGCATTGTCCTTAACTGATAAGGCATTTGATTTGGCTAAAGGAATGACAATGAAGGTTAATAATATCCCTGTAACTACAAAGCGTAGTATTAAAACTGAGTAtgacgaaaataatattaaacgtaaaAAAGAAGATGATACGACTGTGGTCAAAGAAGAAGCCCTTTCCATGGGACAG ataaaagaTATGATGTTAAATGCCCAAAAAATGATTGAAGAACGAAAAAAAGCACTGTCCATACCATCATCTggtgttcaaaaaaatactaatggcAAAGATAGAAAACCACAAATTACAACTGATTTTGAGAAACAAGCTAAAATTGCTCAATTGCAG gcacaaatacaaaaaaagttaGCTACTGGTATTATAAAGACAGTTCCAAGTGTTCCCAAAACTCTGAGTTCATCTGCAGAAAAACCAACACCTCTAATTCTTGACAGCGAAGGACGTACAATTGATATAACTGGAAAAGAAGTTCAGTTAACACaagttatacctacattaaaagcCAATATTAGAGCAAAAAAACGAGAagaatttaaacaaacatttagtGAAAAATCTAATGACGATTCTTCTGAATTAAAGTTTTATGATCCacgattaacattaaaaacaaatatccgTACAAAACGATCCTTAAAGTTTCATGAACCTGGCAAATTTCAACAAATTGCTGATCGTCTACGAAtgaag gctCAGTTAGAAAAATTGCAAAATGAAATTTCACAAATTGCTCGAAAAACTGGAATTTCATCTGTAACAAAAATGGCATTATTAGTACCCAAAGAAGAACAATTAACTGAACATTGTCCTGATTTTGAATGGTGGGATAGTGTTATTTTAGATGGAGCAtc ttatttagctGAGAATGGCGATGTTCAGCTTAAAAGAAGTAATATATCACACTTGGTTGAACATCCATTGCAAATGAGACCACCAA CTGATCCATTGAAACCAGTTTTTATGCCAGTGTtcttaacaaaaaaagaaagaaagaaactACGTCGTCAAAACCGCCGTGAAACATGGAAAGAAGAGCAAGAAAAAATTAGACTTGGTTTAGAACCTCCAGCTGAACCTAAG ctaCGTATTTCAAACTTGATGAGAGTATTGGGAACCGAAGCAGTTCAAGATCCAACTAAAATGGAATCTCATGTAAGAGCACAAATGGCTAAACGTCAAAAAGCTCACGAAGAAGCTAATGCATCACGCCGATTAAATCCAGAACAAAGacgtgataaaaaaattagaaagttGCAGGAAGATACTACATTAGGTGTTAACATtgctatatatag aataaaagaCCTTAGTAAcccatcaaaaaaatataaaatagaaaccaATAGCAAACAACTATTTATGACCGGTTGTGTGATTTTATGCAAGGACTGTAATGTTGTTATTGTTGAAGGTGGtccaaaacaacaaaaaaagtataaaag ATTGATGTTACATAGAATGAAATGGGAAGatgatgttattaaaacaaaagatGAATCAGaaccaaaatcaaataataaatgttcttTAGTATGggag GGTATGTCAAAGCAACGTAATTTTGgagaaataaagtttaaagtatGTGCTTCTGAAAAGTTAGCCCGTgaacaattgaaaaaacatGGAGTGGAACATTATTGGGATCTAGCTTATAGTGATTTGATAatggattaa
- the LOC114127137 gene encoding serine/threonine-protein kinase PLK1-like, whose product MSESKEDEVRIPDVIIDTKNNKKYQKCSFLGKGGFAKCYEIIDMRTKEVFAGKIVSKKYLLRHNQKDKMTQEIFIHKILKNKNIVSFHSFFEDHDFVYIVLELCRKRSLMELHKRRKTLTEPETRYYVYQILEGTLYLHQQNIIHRDLKLGNLFLNDEMEVKIGDLGLAAKIEYDGERKKTFCGTPNYIAPEILKKTGHSFEVDVWSIGCIMYTLLVGKPPFETNSLKETYARITRCDYNIPSHLNKNASTLIEKILQSDPKKRPVISEIMKADFFTTGYMPKKLPPSCLTMAPRFDSINYRESISYRKPLIELNSPKTSVIKTASKPQDSVFKSPVLNVPSKPSIGNGVSKIDCKNYMISLEKELSNLLKCKPSRTRMRNMEETTDPVAQPLIWVSKWVDYSDKYGFGYELSDDCVGVMFNDFTRIVLLANLKDVHYIERNGSEQYYTIDHTPQTLEKKMKLLMYFRRYMNDHLIKAGADILAKDTDQLSRTPYLYQWYRSNSSVILQLTNGTLQINFTDHTKVILCPLMNAVTFVEENIFRTYRFNTIAEYGCSPEFEKCLEYAHKKIVSILKDHQ is encoded by the exons gGTGGTTTTGcaaaatgttatgaaattattgatatgAGAACCAAGGAGGTATTTGCAGGAAAAATTGTgtctaaaaaatatcttttgagACACAACCAAAAAGATAAAATGAcccaagaaatatttattcataaaatattgaaaaacaaaaatattgtttcttttCATAGTTTTTTCGAGGATcatgattttgtttatattgtcTTAGAACTTTGTCGAAAAAGATCTTTGATGGAACTTCATAA gaGAAGGAAAACACTTACTGAACCTGAAACCCGTTACTATGTGTATCAAATTCTTGAAGGCACATTATATCTACATCaacaaaacattattcatCGGGATCTAAAATTAGggaatttattcttaaatgatGAAATGGAGGTTAAAATAGGGGATCTGGGTCTAGCTGctaaaattgaatatgatGGTGAacgtaaaaa aactttTTGTGGTACTCCAAACTATATTGCTCCagaaattctcaaaaaaactGGTCATAGCTTTGAAGTTGATGTATGGTCTATTggttgtattat gtaTACACTGTTAGTTGGAAAACCACCATTTGAAACAAACTCTTTGAAAGAAACTTATGCTCGAATTACGCgttgtgattataatataccttctCATTTAAATAAGAATGCCAGTActcttattgaaaaaattctcCAATCTGACCCTAAAAAACGTCCTGTAATTTCTGAAATAATGAAAGCTGACTTCTTTACAACTGGTTATATGCCTAAAAAGTTGCCACCATCTTGCCTAACTATGGCTCCTCGCTTTGATTCTATTAACTACAGAGAATCAATTTCTTATCGTAAACCACTAATtg AACTCAACAGTCCAAAAACTTCTGTCATTAAGACTGCTTCAAAACCTCAAGACTCAGTTTTCAAATCCCCGGTGTTGAATGTGCCAAGCAAACCTTCTATTGGAAATGGTGTATCTAAAATTgactgtaaaaattatatgatttctCTTGAAAAAGAATTGAGCAATCTATTGAAGTGTAAACCATCTAGAACTAGAATGAGAAACATGG aAGAAACTACTGATCCAGTTGCTCAACCTTTAATTTGGGTTAGTAAGTGGGTTGACTATTCTGATAAATATGGATTTGGTTATGAATTATCCGATGACTGTGTAGGTGTcatgtttaatgattttaccCGAATTGTACTATTGGCTAATTTAAA ggatgtacattatatagaaAGAAATGGCTCTGAACAATACTATACTATTGATCATACACCTCAAACACTGGaaaagaaaatgaaattattaatgtacttTAGGCGGTACATGAATGATCATCTTATCAAAGCTGGAGCAGATATATTAGCTAAAGATACAGATCAGTTGAGTCGTACTCCATATTTGTACCAGTGGTATAGATCTAATTCATCAGTTATTTTGCAACTCACGAATGGGACTCTacaa atAAACTTCACAGATCATACAAAAGTTATATTGTGTCCATTAATGAATGCTGTGACTTTTgttgaagaaaatatttttcgtacaTACCGGTTTAATACAATTGCAGAATATGGCTGTAGTCCTGAATTTGAAAAGTGCCTAGAATATGCTCACAAGAAAATTGTTTCTATTTTGAAAGAtcaccaataa